A single window of Rubripirellula lacrimiformis DNA harbors:
- the ndk gene encoding nucleoside-diphosphate kinase: MQRTLVLLKPDCVQRGLMGRIISRFEEKGLQIAAMKMLHVSPSMSREHYAEHVEKPFYPSLEEFITSAPVVALAIDGLNVIEVVRGMLGATNGLKAESGTIRGDFSSSRQMNLVHASDSPESAERELKIYFAEGACDYESVAKNFLRAADE; the protein is encoded by the coding sequence ATGCAACGTACCTTGGTGCTTCTAAAGCCGGACTGTGTTCAACGCGGATTGATGGGCCGCATCATCAGCCGATTCGAAGAAAAGGGGCTGCAGATCGCCGCGATGAAGATGCTTCACGTATCGCCATCGATGTCGCGCGAGCACTATGCCGAACACGTGGAAAAGCCGTTCTACCCCAGCTTGGAAGAGTTCATCACGTCGGCTCCCGTTGTCGCTTTGGCGATCGACGGACTGAACGTGATCGAAGTCGTCCGCGGAATGCTGGGTGCCACCAATGGGCTGAAAGCTGAATCGGGAACGATTCGTGGCGACTTCAGCAGCAGCCGACAAATGAATCTGGTTCACGCCAGCGATAGCCCGGAATCGGCCGAGCGAGAACTGAAGATCTACTTTGCCGAAGGCGCCTGCGACTATGAATCTGTCGCGAAGAATTTCCTACGCGCGGCCGACGAATAG
- the ispG gene encoding (E)-4-hydroxy-3-methylbut-2-enyl-diphosphate synthase, protein MKITRNSTRAVRIGNITVGDGNPIAVQSMTATKTQNIDATVQQAEAYRLAGAGVVRVAVDSDKDAEALGEIRRQTTANLAVDLQENFKLAEAVAPFVDKIRYNPGHLYHHQREKPWQDKVRFIIQQAVDHDCAIRIGVNCGSVDPAKKAKYDPEDSITPMIESAIEHCEFVDSLGFTRYVVSLKDSDPSKVVEVNQRFAQLRPDVPLHLGVTEAGMPPDGIIKTRVAFEQLIGRGIGDTVRVSLTLPNDRKPEEIAAGREIVDDIYSGRVRSVVKFDDKALNIISCPSCSRVENEAFIDLAQSVKEMTQYAKDYEITIAVMGCRVNGPGETDDADLGLWCGPAKVNLKRGTDALGAFGYDEILPRLKQELDAIIQTKSLAK, encoded by the coding sequence ATGAAAATAACGCGAAATTCGACTCGTGCCGTCCGCATCGGGAACATCACCGTTGGCGACGGGAATCCGATTGCCGTCCAAAGCATGACGGCCACCAAGACGCAAAATATCGACGCCACGGTTCAGCAGGCCGAAGCCTATCGGTTGGCGGGGGCCGGCGTGGTTCGTGTTGCGGTGGACAGTGACAAGGACGCCGAGGCGCTGGGCGAAATCCGCCGCCAAACGACAGCAAACTTGGCCGTTGACCTGCAAGAAAATTTCAAACTGGCCGAGGCGGTCGCGCCCTTTGTCGACAAAATTCGATACAACCCGGGACACCTGTACCACCACCAACGCGAAAAGCCGTGGCAGGATAAGGTGCGTTTCATCATCCAGCAGGCCGTTGATCACGATTGTGCGATTCGGATTGGCGTCAACTGTGGCAGTGTCGACCCGGCCAAAAAGGCAAAGTACGATCCCGAGGATTCGATCACACCGATGATCGAGAGCGCGATCGAGCACTGTGAGTTCGTCGATTCGCTGGGCTTCACCCGCTATGTCGTTTCGCTCAAAGACAGTGATCCGTCCAAGGTGGTCGAGGTGAACCAGCGGTTTGCCCAACTGCGTCCCGATGTGCCACTGCATTTGGGCGTCACCGAGGCGGGCATGCCACCCGATGGAATCATCAAGACGCGAGTTGCGTTCGAACAGCTGATCGGTCGAGGGATCGGCGATACCGTCCGCGTCTCGCTGACCCTTCCCAATGATCGAAAGCCAGAAGAAATCGCCGCGGGCAGAGAGATCGTCGATGATATCTATTCCGGTCGTGTTCGTAGCGTCGTCAAGTTCGACGACAAGGCGCTGAATATCATCAGTTGCCCAAGCTGTTCGCGAGTCGAAAACGAAGCCTTCATCGACTTGGCCCAGAGCGTCAAGGAAATGACTCAGTACGCCAAGGACTACGAAATCACGATTGCCGTGATGGGTTGCCGAGTCAACGGGCCGGGCGAAACTGACGATGCCGACCTGGGACTTTGGTGCGGACCGGCCAAGGTCAATTTGAAACGCGGTACCGATGCTTTGGGCGCATTCGGATACGACGAAATCCTGCCGCGACTGAAACAGGAACTCGACGCCATCATCCAAACCAAGTCGTTGGCCAAATGA
- a CDS encoding CinA family protein: MNLAAQVVDRLAQSKCRVVFAESCTCGMVACELGKVPGVSQWLCGSAVTYRNDTKTRWLDVDADTIAQQTAVCEVVAKQMAQGVLTKTPEADLAVSITGHFGPAAPAGFDGVVLIAAARRQSSGPFDVSVSRQQLTAKGRADRQVEATERVFQWVLRNL, translated from the coding sequence ATGAATCTAGCCGCCCAAGTGGTCGACCGGTTGGCCCAATCGAAGTGCCGAGTCGTGTTTGCGGAAAGCTGTACCTGTGGCATGGTCGCATGCGAATTGGGGAAGGTGCCGGGAGTGTCGCAGTGGCTTTGTGGGTCGGCGGTGACCTACCGCAACGATACGAAGACGCGATGGTTGGATGTCGATGCCGATACGATCGCCCAGCAAACCGCCGTGTGCGAAGTCGTAGCGAAGCAGATGGCACAGGGCGTTCTAACGAAGACGCCCGAAGCCGACTTGGCGGTTTCGATCACCGGACACTTTGGCCCCGCGGCGCCCGCAGGGTTCGATGGGGTTGTCCTCATCGCTGCGGCGCGGCGGCAATCCAGCGGTCCGTTCGATGTTTCCGTATCCCGCCAACAATTGACCGCGAAAGGTCGAGCAGACAGGCAGGTCGAAGCGACCGAGCGAGTGTTTCAATGGGTTCTACGGAATCTGTGA
- a CDS encoding serine O-acetyltransferase, with product MASDFRLKEQLPKLTEQIVATYTPEDSINHLGHCALPSYSGIVEILMNIKDILYPGYRRKVGLHSGNIEYHVGSLIDTLHDQLTTEIARALRHEDRVTQKHTDCESDIDFEAKGQAMAIELLKCIPGLRRTLATDVQAAYDGDPACLTTDEVVFCYPGFEAVTIYRIAHELVRLDVPFIPRMMTEWAHKETGIDIHPGATIGDYFFIDHGTGVVIGETCEIGQHVKLYQGVTLGALSFKTDSEGVLIRGQKRHPTIEDRVVVYANATILGGRTIVGHDSVIGSSVWITKTVSPSTTVLLEKPQLKVRGASADHEVLEDRLNFQI from the coding sequence GTGGCATCCGACTTTCGGCTCAAAGAACAGCTTCCCAAACTGACCGAACAAATCGTCGCGACCTACACGCCGGAGGATTCGATCAACCATCTCGGCCACTGCGCCCTGCCCAGCTATTCGGGCATCGTCGAGATACTGATGAACATCAAAGACATTCTGTACCCAGGCTACCGCCGCAAAGTCGGTCTGCACTCTGGCAACATCGAGTATCACGTCGGCAGTTTGATCGACACGTTGCATGACCAGTTGACGACGGAGATTGCGCGAGCCCTCCGACACGAAGACCGCGTCACGCAAAAGCATACCGATTGCGAAAGTGATATCGACTTCGAAGCCAAGGGCCAAGCGATGGCGATCGAGTTGCTGAAATGCATCCCCGGTCTTCGCCGCACGCTGGCCACCGATGTCCAAGCAGCCTATGACGGCGACCCCGCTTGCCTAACGACTGACGAAGTCGTGTTTTGCTACCCCGGTTTCGAAGCGGTCACGATCTATCGCATCGCTCATGAATTGGTCCGATTGGACGTGCCTTTCATCCCGCGCATGATGACCGAATGGGCGCACAAAGAAACCGGAATCGACATCCACCCCGGTGCAACCATCGGTGACTACTTCTTTATCGACCACGGCACCGGCGTGGTGATCGGCGAGACCTGCGAAATCGGGCAGCACGTCAAGCTGTACCAAGGTGTCACGCTGGGCGCTCTCAGTTTCAAAACGGACAGCGAAGGCGTCTTGATCCGAGGCCAAAAACGGCATCCCACGATCGAAGATCGCGTCGTTGTCTACGCCAACGCAACCATTTTGGGCGGTCGCACCATCGTGGGACACGACTCGGTCATCGGTTCCAGCGTGTGGATCACAAAGACCGTGTCGCCGAGCACCACCGTGCTGCTGGAAAAGCCGCAATTGAAGGTTCGCGGTGCATCGGCCGATCACGAAGTGCTGGAAGATCGATTGAACTTCCAGATCTAG
- a CDS encoding SulP family inorganic anion transporter, with amino-acid sequence MTTTTPQTSEVPRGNLAGFKKYFKQDFISGLLVFLIALPLCLGISIASGYPPIAGIFTAIVGSVVATLISNSELTIKGPAAGLIVIAIGCIESFGGDGMAGGWSANDVDAYRAALAVGVAAAVLQVAFGFFRAGILGEFFPISAVHGMLAAIGVIIIAKQIPVALGVTASGDPVTMLREIPHYLASANPAIATIGGTSILIMFLWPMIGKKFKLAKVFPSPMIVLLVAVPMGMFFDLMHEHSYVLQNHQYQLGENYLVAMPDRVFGMFDQITTPDFSALQQPKAWSWVFMFFVIGSLESLLSAKAIDLIDPWRRKTNMDRDIVAVGCGNLCAAMVGGMPMISEIVRSKANIDNGARTRFADFWHGMFLLSCVAMIPMVLHRIPMAALAAMLIYTGFRLAHPSEFMNVWRIGREQLAIFTVTMVAVLATDLLIGIAIGIATKVVIHLANGVPLRSLFKPEIEVADDDGQTIRIVAYKSAVFSNWIPIRRQIEQLGLVERKNVDFDLSETKFVDHSVMDKLHEVSDDFSQQGLVFRVIGLDEHQPLTNHEHAARRKGLCTLRRITIMTAPENESMLVNQCIQLGATGYTTTPCRGVGKHLLEQTPVQAIPQVRIEVIMIQTACNEMLDFLRREVQPHHRLTFVVENVQVARENAFVANGDPSKTLVKASAV; translated from the coding sequence ATGACCACCACGACCCCCCAAACCTCGGAAGTGCCTCGCGGCAACCTGGCTGGATTTAAGAAGTACTTCAAACAAGACTTCATCTCCGGCCTGCTCGTCTTTCTGATCGCCTTGCCACTGTGCTTGGGCATTTCGATCGCCAGCGGCTATCCACCGATCGCTGGCATTTTCACAGCGATCGTGGGGTCGGTGGTTGCCACACTGATTAGCAATTCAGAGTTGACGATCAAGGGGCCTGCGGCGGGTTTGATCGTGATCGCGATTGGCTGTATCGAATCGTTTGGCGGCGATGGGATGGCGGGCGGTTGGTCGGCCAACGATGTCGATGCCTACCGTGCGGCGTTGGCCGTGGGGGTCGCGGCGGCTGTGTTGCAGGTTGCCTTCGGGTTCTTTCGGGCCGGGATTTTGGGCGAATTCTTTCCGATCTCGGCAGTGCACGGAATGTTGGCCGCCATCGGCGTGATCATCATTGCCAAGCAAATTCCTGTTGCCCTCGGTGTGACTGCATCGGGGGACCCTGTGACGATGTTAAGAGAAATTCCGCACTACCTGGCATCCGCCAACCCGGCAATCGCGACGATTGGTGGTACCAGCATTTTGATCATGTTCCTGTGGCCCATGATCGGTAAAAAATTCAAGCTAGCCAAGGTCTTTCCATCTCCCATGATCGTGTTGCTGGTCGCTGTTCCGATGGGCATGTTCTTTGACTTGATGCATGAGCATTCCTATGTGCTGCAGAACCACCAATATCAGTTGGGCGAAAACTACCTCGTCGCGATGCCCGATCGCGTTTTTGGCATGTTCGACCAGATCACCACCCCCGACTTTTCGGCGCTTCAGCAGCCCAAAGCTTGGTCGTGGGTGTTCATGTTTTTCGTCATCGGCAGTTTGGAATCGTTGCTCAGTGCCAAAGCGATTGACCTGATCGATCCTTGGCGCCGAAAAACCAATATGGATCGCGATATCGTTGCGGTCGGTTGCGGGAACCTTTGCGCGGCCATGGTCGGCGGAATGCCGATGATTTCGGAAATCGTACGGAGCAAGGCGAATATCGATAACGGAGCACGGACCCGATTTGCCGATTTCTGGCACGGCATGTTCCTGCTTAGCTGTGTCGCGATGATTCCGATGGTTTTGCACCGTATTCCGATGGCCGCGTTGGCAGCGATGCTGATCTATACAGGTTTTCGCTTGGCCCACCCCAGCGAATTCATGAACGTTTGGCGAATCGGTCGCGAACAATTGGCCATCTTTACGGTGACGATGGTTGCGGTGCTGGCAACCGACTTGTTGATCGGGATCGCGATTGGGATCGCTACCAAGGTTGTGATCCACTTGGCCAACGGGGTGCCGCTGCGGTCGTTGTTCAAACCCGAGATCGAAGTCGCCGATGACGATGGTCAAACCATCCGGATCGTGGCTTACAAATCGGCCGTGTTCAGCAACTGGATTCCTATCCGACGCCAGATCGAGCAATTGGGTTTGGTGGAACGCAAGAACGTTGACTTCGATCTGTCCGAAACGAAGTTCGTCGACCACAGCGTGATGGACAAACTGCATGAAGTGTCCGATGATTTTTCGCAGCAGGGACTCGTGTTTCGCGTGATCGGTCTGGACGAACACCAACCGCTGACGAACCACGAACACGCAGCCCGCCGGAAAGGATTGTGCACGCTAAGACGGATCACCATCATGACGGCTCCGGAAAACGAATCGATGTTGGTCAACCAATGCATTCAGTTGGGCGCCACTGGCTACACCACAACTCCGTGCCGCGGTGTCGGTAAGCATTTGCTGGAACAGACGCCGGTCCAAGCGATCCCGCAAGTTCGGATCGAAGTCATCATGATTCAAACCGCCTGCAATGAGATGCTGGACTTCCTACGCCGCGAAGTCCAACCCCATCATAGGCTGACGTTCGTGGTCGAGAACGTGCAGGTGGCCCGCGAGAACGCCTTCGTCGCAAACGGGGACCCCAGCAAAACGTTGGTCAAGGCATCGGCCGTCTAA
- a CDS encoding proton-conducting transporter transmembrane domain-containing protein: MGELHFPWMEASILVPLVGAIWIRFFANPDHSFRQAVAISGLTLALTVGELIDFIMLGTFAAHDHWAVIDWLFHQEVFVVDELSAFLLPLGALIHFVTVLSTLRTKAPRFSLTSTLVSEAILLATFSCRASWTLVALMCLATLPVYLELKRRGRCTRIFVLHMSVFVVLLVVGYAALQWTGEVSQSVLIPGALLTAAALLRSGIAPLHLWMTDLFEKATFGTAILFVTPLTGAYAVMRFVLPIAPDWALQSIAVLSLVTAVYAGGMSLVQREARRMFCYLFLSQASLVLVGLELVTPIGLTGALCVWLSVGLSLTGFGITLRSIEARISRISLADYHGLSRHMPTLAGFFLLTGLAAIGFPFTVGFVGMELLIEGAVEVYPLVGMTVVIAAALCGIAVLMAYFRIFTGRSHATLIPMHARRSERIAVLMLTVLILGGGLVPQPGVASRYHAAKELTEKRALNPITHATKNYDNAHHDSDDSDTDESDDDDDVVGRDHDD, encoded by the coding sequence ATGGGTGAATTGCATTTTCCGTGGATGGAAGCATCCATTTTGGTTCCCTTGGTCGGCGCTATCTGGATTCGGTTTTTTGCCAATCCGGATCATTCGTTCCGGCAAGCCGTCGCGATCAGCGGTTTGACGCTCGCGCTGACGGTGGGCGAACTGATTGACTTCATCATGCTGGGAACGTTTGCCGCGCATGACCATTGGGCGGTCATCGATTGGCTGTTCCATCAAGAAGTCTTTGTGGTCGATGAACTCAGTGCGTTCCTGTTGCCGTTGGGCGCGTTGATCCACTTTGTGACGGTCTTGTCGACCCTGCGTACGAAGGCGCCAAGGTTCTCGTTGACGTCAACGCTTGTATCCGAAGCGATTTTGTTGGCGACGTTCAGTTGCCGCGCTTCGTGGACACTGGTCGCATTGATGTGTTTGGCGACACTGCCGGTGTACCTAGAACTGAAACGACGCGGTCGTTGCACGCGAATCTTCGTACTGCACATGTCCGTGTTTGTGGTCCTGTTGGTGGTCGGTTATGCCGCACTGCAGTGGACGGGCGAGGTATCGCAGTCGGTGTTGATTCCCGGCGCGTTGTTGACTGCTGCGGCACTGCTTCGCAGTGGGATCGCGCCGCTGCACCTGTGGATGACCGACCTGTTTGAAAAGGCGACGTTTGGAACCGCCATCTTGTTTGTGACCCCTTTGACCGGGGCCTACGCGGTGATGCGGTTTGTGTTGCCGATCGCACCGGATTGGGCGCTGCAGAGTATCGCCGTTCTGTCGTTGGTCACGGCGGTGTACGCCGGCGGGATGTCGCTAGTGCAACGCGAAGCTCGCCGCATGTTTTGTTATCTGTTCCTAAGTCAAGCTTCGTTGGTGTTGGTCGGCTTAGAACTGGTCACACCGATCGGATTGACCGGGGCGCTTTGCGTATGGTTGTCGGTCGGGCTGTCATTGACGGGATTTGGGATCACGCTGCGAAGTATCGAAGCACGCATCTCTCGGATATCGCTGGCCGACTACCACGGACTCAGTCGTCACATGCCCACGTTGGCGGGCTTCTTTTTGCTGACCGGTTTGGCCGCAATTGGGTTTCCTTTCACGGTCGGCTTCGTCGGCATGGAACTTTTGATCGAAGGCGCTGTCGAGGTCTACCCATTGGTTGGAATGACGGTTGTCATCGCAGCGGCGCTATGTGGCATCGCGGTATTGATGGCGTACTTTCGGATCTTTACCGGTCGATCACACGCCACATTGATCCCGATGCATGCTCGCCGCTCGGAACGAATCGCTGTTCTGATGCTGACGGTTCTGATTCTTGGCGGTGGCTTGGTGCCGCAACCAGGCGTGGCATCGCGGTATCACGCAGCGAAGGAACTGACCGAAAAACGTGCCTTGAACCCGATCACGCACGCGACCAAAAACTACGACAACGCCCACCATGATTCGGATGATTCGGACACGGACGAATCGGATGATGACGATGATGTTGTCGGTCGTGATCACGATGATTAG
- a CDS encoding proton-conducting transporter transmembrane domain-containing protein, with protein sequence MTAVEWTFQVLGTAVVVSPAILIAVLGLTSLVGRPLSESSVARLTQAAVLFSLTPAVAILVMMLALGTRYVPIEWGDWVTIPEQEFHFHLKFVFDRLSIPFVILSCVLCGVVGSFTRRYLHREEGYSRFFLYYAVFFTGMVTSSLAGTIETLFVGWEMVGLSSALLVAYFDQHENPVRSGQRVWSIYRLSDAAFLIAAISIHHMTGEGDFGGLMSSGIWPEGTAAVTPQQALFVGTLLLIAAAGKSALFPFSGWLPRAMEGPTPSSAIFYGALSVHLGVYLLLRVSPLLEVSLVLQCLVIGLGVVSALSGALMSRVQHDVKVSLAYASLTQVGIIVVEIGFGLKYLALIHIIGHACMRTMQLLRAPTLLRDYQTMENALGSRLPASQSRFGTWVPVGVQRWCYRYGFDRGFMDIALDRWIVAPFMVLFQQFDVWERWTTDKISREPSRESDAIELHPEDSERAA encoded by the coding sequence ATGACCGCTGTTGAATGGACATTCCAAGTTTTAGGCACGGCTGTTGTCGTCAGCCCGGCGATTCTGATTGCCGTCTTAGGACTCACTTCGCTGGTCGGACGCCCGCTCAGCGAATCATCGGTGGCGCGGCTGACACAGGCTGCGGTGTTGTTCTCGCTGACTCCCGCCGTTGCGATCTTGGTGATGATGCTAGCGCTGGGGACCCGTTATGTTCCTATCGAATGGGGCGACTGGGTGACCATCCCCGAGCAAGAGTTTCACTTTCACCTGAAGTTTGTTTTTGACCGACTCAGCATTCCCTTCGTCATCCTTTCGTGCGTGTTGTGCGGTGTCGTAGGTTCGTTCACTCGGCGCTATTTGCACCGCGAAGAAGGGTACAGTCGGTTCTTTCTGTACTACGCCGTTTTCTTTACCGGCATGGTCACGTCATCCTTGGCCGGCACGATCGAAACCTTGTTCGTCGGTTGGGAAATGGTGGGTTTGTCGTCGGCGTTGTTGGTTGCCTACTTTGATCAGCACGAAAATCCGGTCCGTAGTGGTCAAAGGGTTTGGTCGATCTATCGCCTTTCGGATGCTGCGTTTTTGATTGCGGCAATTTCGATTCACCACATGACCGGCGAAGGCGATTTTGGGGGCTTGATGAGCAGCGGTATCTGGCCCGAGGGGACTGCAGCGGTCACGCCGCAGCAAGCCCTGTTTGTCGGAACGTTGCTGTTGATTGCTGCCGCGGGCAAGTCAGCCTTGTTTCCATTTTCGGGATGGCTGCCGCGGGCGATGGAAGGTCCGACACCGTCGAGTGCGATCTTCTATGGCGCGTTGTCGGTCCACCTTGGCGTGTACTTGTTATTGCGAGTCAGCCCTTTGTTGGAGGTGTCGCTGGTGCTGCAGTGTCTCGTCATCGGCTTGGGGGTGGTGTCGGCGCTTAGCGGCGCGTTGATGTCGCGTGTCCAACATGACGTCAAGGTCTCGCTGGCCTACGCTTCGCTTACTCAGGTAGGAATCATTGTGGTTGAGATCGGTTTTGGACTGAAATACTTGGCCTTGATTCACATCATCGGCCACGCCTGCATGCGAACGATGCAACTACTAAGGGCACCCACGCTGCTTCGTGACTATCAAACGATGGAAAACGCGTTAGGCAGTCGGTTGCCCGCCTCGCAGTCTCGTTTTGGAACTTGGGTGCCCGTCGGGGTCCAACGCTGGTGTTACCGGTATGGATTTGACCGTGGGTTCATGGACATCGCGCTGGACCGATGGATCGTGGCTCCGTTCATGGTGCTGTTCCAGCAATTTGATGTCTGGGAACGTTGGACGACCGACAAGATTTCTCGCGAACCTTCGCGTGAATCGGACGCGATCGAATTGCATCCCGAAGATTCCGAGAGGGCTGCCTGA